A single region of the Buteo buteo chromosome 16, bButBut1.hap1.1, whole genome shotgun sequence genome encodes:
- the LOC142040012 gene encoding uncharacterized protein LOC142040012, with protein sequence MGKPLSRPDCLRQNRTCLGKGEEEDGYIEDCYVPQRSIYDTMRINEQIDQGSKLNQLSKSTLGKGDGSTISSNGTLGAANVFESRAPETKKLDERVIFDALKLSSDVSKPAPAPPRRRPNPERKENVNRRSWKSFMPPNFTEFAERMGASLSEVSEAGASNPSLRDKRESTTMLTERPGQPDHGEPMSESLTLEHVSKSSGAAEALTAKQFGADGYGGPRNEHQTLLNAGEGRGHVGDLARARRLPSATWPRARKNFIKGSLSDGHQETLEASESDCTVENVNLSPCLSEELLDAGLDILITSNLREKTESELRFEEDERWVMMEEWEEATLSERGKAALVAEEKRSCCLADISEEREQFAALADGSAPSPGTSRCCASPGGAGSRLSGSACCTEDAAVQCEAEDFAPGSERSASPAVPELSDTDSVQMFLELEEQCLNEDESDGAVPGHVEVQVSPMDSEGLDPDSAKLAGAAVKACQRTAPLDVSASDSAVVSDLEDFDVTCSSQVPSTLEPATEPFSERDTSAVTPTDSDGGASPSPVAMAGLGSLRQCSPAPVEEDAPDPLVDPELTDSCAAAVLVAGGMPSPETGAHPASSGLEGAGFPSALVGWAEDNQDFLVPDGEVSQLPEETCPGRVSPAGLSPCQPPAPDTVAEELGSPPQHSEAGGEGTDPFGTHHLLPGRTELTNWDVSELVSEGEATDLGSEGEGAEGQTDPAESGDARCGSLPPFRAGSASEPGSEAPTTSPVPVEDLPWEMVPLGQGLALEGAAHAEGSPVEVAVTHGEAQAAVLQPGDLDLLFACGWEDQPAAQHRTAPEELPGTSPIVGQPAPDAIPWDGGGLSAPTDPPAPGDVAVPEPQVQGAPPATGDPTTGAEEPCIERLPPDATTAATSLAVEELLDAPPPFADVPVATVPPQAADPLVSGVRDLGGSPAPVAASGDTDDFANVVVPPILEHLSTEVPALEDDPSARPPAAEVAAWDGASVPLGTEGPPFAFPLPPGGPTTPELPGAPSAVAPTAQTLPGAMLGDTLCPPGRGGAPSLAPSEGEVPAGTEGPPDTALIAEGPPALPDGFVPDNELMKVHYGHSDVNHRLQKNLLAGSWRGGSHLRSRKYIGRENPVKQIKCK encoded by the exons ATGGGCAAACCACTGAGCCGGCCAGACTGTTTACGGCAGAACCGCACTTGCCTGGGGAagggcgaggaggaggatggtTATATAGAGGATTGCTACGTGCCCCAGAGGTCGATATACGACACGATGAGAATTAACGAGCAAATCGATCAGGGATCGAAGCTCAATCAGCTTTCCAAGAGCACCCTAGGCAAGGGGGACGGCAGCACCATATCCAGCAATGGGACTCTGGGAGCTGCCAACGTCTTCGAGTCCAGGGCGCCAGAAACGAAGAAGTTGGATGAGCGAGTCATCTTCGACGCGCTGAAGCTCAGCAGCGATGTCTCCAAGCCGGCGCCAGCTCCACCGAGGAGACGACCGAACCCCGAGAGGAAGGAGAACGTCAACCGGCGGTCGTGGAAGTCCTTCATGCCACCAAACTTCACCGAATTTGCAGAAAGGATGGGGGCTTCATTGAGCGAGGTGTCAGAAGCGGGCGCCTCCAACCCTTCCCTGCGGGATAAGCGGGAATCGACCACCATGCTCACCGAGCGCCCGGGCCAGCCCGACCACGGCGAGCCCATGTCCGAGTCTCTCACCTTGGAGCACGTCTCCAAGTCCTCCGGTGCGGCGGAGGCTCTGACGGCCAAGCAGTTTGGCGCAGATGGCTACGGCGGTCCCCGGAATGAGCACCAGACCCTGCTGAATGCCGGCGAGGGCCGCGGTCACGTCGGGGACCTGGCCAGGGCTCGCCggctccccagtgccacctGGCCGCGAGCCAGGAAGAATTTCATCAAGGGAAGCCTCAGCGATGGGCACCAGGAGACCCTGGAGGCCTCCGAGTCGGACTGTACGGTGGAGAACGTCAACCTCTCTCCGTGCCTTAGCGAAGAGCTGCTGGATGCAGGACTGGATATTCTCATCACCTCCAATCTCAGGGAGAAGACAGAGTCTGAGCTGAGATTTGAGGAGGACGAGCGCTGGGTGATGATGGAGGAGTGGGAGGAGGCGACGCTGTCAGAGAGAGGAAAGGCTGCTCTGGTggcagaggagaagaggagctGTTGCTTGGCAGATATATCTGAAGAAAGGGAACAATTTGCTGCTCTGGCGGACGGCTCTGCCCCCAGCCCGGGGACCTCCCGGTGCTGCGCGTCCCCGGGGGGTGCCGGCAGCCGCCTCAGCGGCAGCGCGTGCTGTACCGAGGATGCGGCGGTGCAGTGCGAGGCCGAGGACTTTGCTCCGGGTTCAGAGCGCTCAGCCAGCCCTGCGGTCCCCGAGTTGTCCGACACGGACTCCGTGCAGATGTTCCTGGAGCTGGAAGAGCAGTGCCTGAACGAGGACGAGAGCGATGGGGCCGTCCCTGGCCACGTGGAGGTTCAGGTCTCCCCAATGGATTCGGAGGGGCTGGACCCGGATTCGGCCAAACTGGCCGGCGCGGCGGTCAAAGCATGTCAGCGTACAGCCCCTTTGGACGTCAGCGCTTCGGACTCTGCCGTCGTGTCGGATCTGGAGGACTTTGATGTCACCTGCAGCTCGCAGGTGCCGAGCACGCTGGAGCCAGCGACGGAGCCCTTCTCGGAAAGGGACACTTCAGCCGTCACCCCGACGGACTCGGACGGAGGGGCCTCACCCAGCCCCGTGGccatggcagggctggggtcccTCCGGCAGTGCTCCCCAGCACCAGTGGAGGAGGATGCCCCTGACCCACTGGTGGACCCGGAGCTCACGGACAGTTGTGCGGCGGCGGTGCTGGTGGCTGGTGGGATGCCATCTCCCGAGACAGGCGCCCATCCAGCTTCTTCTGGCTTGGAGGGAGCTGGTTTCCCCAGCGctctggtggggtgggctgaagATAACCAAGACTTTTTGGTCCCTGATGGTGAAGTATCGCAGCTCCCTGAGGAGACCTGTCCTGGCCGAGTGTCCCCGGCTGGGCtgtccccctgccagcccccagctcccGACACAGTGGCGGAGGAGCTGGGGTCCCCCCCGCAGCACAGTGAGGCCGGTGGCGAGGGGACGGATCCATTCGGGACCCATCACCTTCTGCCTGGAAGGACTGAGCTCACCAACTGGGATGTCTCAGAACTGGTTTCTGAGGGTGAAGCCACAGATTTGGGATCGGAGGGTGAGGGAGCCGAGGGCCAGACTGATCCGGCAGAAAGTGGGGATGCTCGTTGTGGTTCTCTGCCGCCTTTCCGTGCCGGCTCTGCATCAGAGCCGGGCTCCGAGGCTCCGACGACATCCCCGGTGCCTGTTGAGGACCTCCCGTGGGAAATGGTTCCCCTGGGCCAGGGTCTGGCTCTGGAAGGGGCTGCCCACGCCGAAGGGTCCCCCGTGGAGGTGGCTGTCACGCACGGGGAGGCACAGGCAGCTGTCCTGCAGCCGGGAGACCTGGACTTGCTGTTTGCCTGTGGCTGGGAAGACCAGCCAGCGGCACAGCACCGTACCGCACCAGAAGAGCTTCCCGGCACGTCGCCCATCGTGGGGCAGCCTGCTCCCGATGCCATCCCATGGGATGGTGGGGGGCTTTCTGCTCCAACCGACCCACCAGCACCAGGGGATGTGGCTGTCCCAGAGCCCCAGGTTCAGGGGGCACCACCAGCCACTGGGGATCCTACCACGGGTGCTGAGGAACCGTGTATTGAGCGCTTACCTCCAGATGCCACCACCGCTGCCACGTCCTTGGCAGTGGAAGAGCTTCTGGATGCCCCACCACCATTTGCTGATGTGCCTGTTGCCACTGTGCCACCACAAGCGGCCGACCCGCTTGTCTCCGGTGTCAGGGATCTCGGTGGTAGCCCTGCGCCGGTGGCAGCCTCGGGGGATACAGACGACTTTGCCAACGTGGTTGTGCCACCCATCCTGGAGCACCTATCCACTGAAGTGCCAGCTTTAGAGGATGACCCCAGTGCGAGACCGCCCGCAGCGGAGGTGGCAGCTTGGGACGGTGCCTCCGTGCCGCTGGGCACAGAGGGTCCCCCCTTCGCCTTCCCACTCCCCCCGGGGGGACCCACCACCCCAGAACTGCCGGGCGCACCCTCTGCCGTGGCACCCACCGCACAAACCCTCCCCGGGGCCATGCTGGGGGACACCCTCTGTCCCCCCGGCCGTGGGGGTGCCCCTTCCCTGGCACCCAGCGAGGGAGAGGTGCCCGCGGGCACGGAGGGACCCCCCGACACCGCTCTCATCGCAGAAGGGCCTCCTGCTCTACCAGATGGATTCGTTCCAGATAACGAG CTTATGAAAGTACATTATGGTCACTCAGATGTAAATCACAGGCTTCAGAAAAACCTTCTCGCCGGATCCTGGCGGGGTGGTTCCCATCTCCGAAGCAGAAAATATATCGGAAGAGAGAATCCTGTAAAACAAATTAAGTGCAAATAA